AACATTGAAGCCGATTTTCGGTAAAAAAATGGAGGGGCCATGGGGCATTCTCGTCGACGTATTAGCCGTCTTTGCCACATCTTTTGGTGTTGCAACGTCTCTCGGCTTCGGTGCTGTTCAAATTAATGCGGGACTCAATCATCTGTTTGGGATTGAAATTGGTATTCAATCACAATTTATCATTATCGCAGTTGTCACTGTCCTTTTCATTGCATCCGCATGGTCAGGACTTAGTAGGGGAATTAAATATTTATCTAATACAAACCTAGTTGTTGCACTCGTTCTACTTGTCCTAGTTGTGATTCTTGGACCAACATTACTCATTTTTAATATGTTCACCGAATCCTTCGGTAGTTATATTGCGAATTTAGTCGAAATGAGTATGCGTACCGCACCTTTGCATGAGGACAGACGCGATTGGTTAGATGGTTGGACCATCTTTTACTGGGCATGGTGGATTTCATGGGCGCCATTCGTTAGTATGTTTATCGCCCGGGTATCAAGAGGCCGAACAATTCAAGAGTTTTTAGTTGGCGTACTTGTAGCACCTACTATTTTAGGGGCTTTCTGGTTTGCTGTATTTGGCTCGACTGCAATTGATATTCAAATGAATGGCCTTGTTGATTTAACTCAATTCAGTACTGAATTGACAATTTTTGAAATGTTTGATGCAATGCCTTGGTCATTGTTCTTATCAATCGCAGCAATCATTTTAATCGCTTCATTCTTTATCACATCAGCGGATTCAGCAACATTCGTACTCGGCATGCAGTCCACTAACGGCTCTTTAACGCCGCCGAATAACGTTAAGCTTACTTGGGGACTTATCCAGTCAACCATTGCGGTCATTTTACTTTCTGTTAACGGATTAACCGCATTACAAAACACAATTATAATCGCAGCATTGCCATTCTCTTTTATATTGTTACTTATGGTCGTCTCTCTTATCAAGGCGCTTAGGGCCGAACTCCAATTAATGAAAAGAAAAAGATGACAATCACATCATTTCGCGTTGTATAAACACATAAAAACGCCTTTCATCTTAATTAACAAAAGATGAAAAGCGTTTTTCTTAACTAGTAATCAGTTCTTTTTTGCGTGCGCCAGCAATCTGGATAAAGTCATTGACCATAGCACTGCCTGTTGGATACATGCCAGCGCCTGGACCAACGAGCGTCAATGCACCTAAATATTCAGTTTCGACAATAATCGCATTGTCCACCCCATCAATTCCGTAAAAAGGATGATCAGGTCCGATTAATACAGGTTCTACAGTGCCTGAAAGGTTTCCATTTTCATCAATCTTAATATCTGCAATATGACGATAACGCAATCCGTTAGCCTCTAATACATCTTCTAGCTTTATTTTATCAATGCCTTGAATGTCGATTGTCTTCCATTCAGGTTGTTTGCCAAAAGCAAGTTGACTTAAAATCATTAATTTACGAAAAGCATCTTTCCCGCTAATATCATCCGTAGGGTCTGCTTCCGCATAGCCAAGATTTTGCGCTTCTTGGAGCGCAGCCTTAAACGACAGGCCTTCTTTTCTCATTTTCGTTAAGATAAAGTTCGATGTCCCGTTTAAAATTCCTTGTATTCGATGCACACGGTCACCTGTCAACAAATTTTTTACCGTTTGTATGATTGGAACGCCTCCAGCAGTTGTGGCTTCAAAGCCGATGTGCACCCCTTTTTCTACTGCTTGCTTAATTAATGCAGGACCATGAGCTGCGAACATTGTTTTGTTTGCTGTAATGACGTCATACCCTTTGGCAATTGCTTCAGATAAATACGTATATGCCGGTTCTTCTCCAACAATCGCTTCAAAAATTATATCAAGTTGTGGCTGACCAAAGACCTTCCGAATATCATCTGTTACTTGAACACCAGGCGTTGAAATTCTTTTTTTATCTGTATCTCGCACCAAAATCGTAGCAATTTCAATTGTAAAACCTGTCTGTTGTTCAATTTCTCTCTTTTTTTCATTAAGAATTCGGTAAATGCCTTCACCTACCGTACCGAAGCCAAGTATTGCGGCTTTGATTGTCGGCATGTTGCCACCTCCATAGATTGCCTAATAAAAATTCCCCACTTGTTAAATTCCGTCAAAAATCCATCATGGCCAAACTCCGAATTAATGAGACAAAACGAAGCATCTGGCAGTAGATGGGAAAATGAACGAATCGTTTCTGCCGGGTATATTAAATCATGTGTAAAACCAATCATCACCGTTTTCGCTTGGATCAATTTGGCACTTGCAGCGATACCGCCGCGCCCTCTTCCAATATCATGCGTATTTAATGCACGTAATAACGTACAGTAACTATTCGGGTCGAAATGTCCTGTAATCTTTTTGCCTACATGATGCAAATAAGATTCTACTTCATAGCCGCCTTGCTCCGATGCATTGCGTGCAAATCGCTCATTAAATAAATGATCCGAACGGTATGTGACCATGCCTGCCATTCGAGCTGTTTCAAATCCTTTTACTTTCGCTGCATCTTTATAATAACCGCCCGCATATTCCTCATCACTTTCAATGGCATGTAATCCGATGCAATTAAAGGCAATGCCATATGCACTTAAGGACGGTGTGACAGCAATTGGAATGAGTAAATCCATATCATCAGGATACATAACGCCCCACTCGAGTACGCGCATGCCGCCTAAAGATCCGCCTATTACGGTGTGTAACCGATCAATTCCTAGAACGGAAAGTGCTTTTCTTTCTGCATGGACCATATCCCTTATTGTAATATCTGGGAAATTCGTTCGGTAAGGTTCTTTTGTTTGTGGATGAAGCGTTAAAGGCCCCGTTGACCCATTACATCCACCGAGAACATTGAATGAAATGACTGAATACGTATCTGTATCAATGCTTTTTCCTTTACCAATTAACCCATCCCACCAACCAGGGCGCACTTCATCGCCGATGGTGCGATGGTTTCCTGTTAATGCATGACAAGCTAGTACAATTGGGGCATTATCTTTCTGAGCCCATTCATAAGCAAGATGGACTTGGTCGAGAACAATCCCAGACTCTAACGTTAATCTCCCGATGTTTACAGTTCCTGTCTCTACCAAAGTCTCCATCCCCCGTGTTTTCATTTTCTTACTTAGCACCCACTGGTACTGCTTTTTCAATTGCTTGTGCAAGGTCAGCAATAATATCTTCTGTCGACTCTAAGCCAACAGATAGACGAATTAACTCTTCCGATACTCCTGACTTTTCCAAATCCTCCGGACCCAGTTGTTGATGAGTCGTTGATGCCGGATGGATAATGAGTGACTTCGCATCCCCTACGTTCGCTACGTGCGACCAGATTTTTACATTGTCAATTACTTTACGCCCCGCCTCACGTCCGCCTTTAATTCCAAAGTTTACAATTGATCCATTTCCGTTTCTTAAGTACTTTTTGCTTGTTTCATAGGATGGATGATCTTCCAATCCGTTGTAAGTAACCCATTCAACAGATGGATGACTTTGTAGGTACTTTGCAATTTCAAGTGCATTCTCACAATGTTTTGGATAGCGTAAATGCAATGTTTCTAAACCTTGTAAGAAATTAAATGCATTGTCCGGGCTTAAGCAAGGTCCGAAATCACGTAATAGTTGAACACGTAACTTTGTTGCAAATGCTGCATTAGGTACATCAATACCGTAACGAAGTCCATGATATGTCTCGTCTGGCTCCGTAAATCCAGGGAACTTCCCTTTTGTCCAGTCAAACTTACCGCCATCTACGACAACACCGCCAATTGACGTACCATGGCCGCCAATCCATTTTGTTGCTGAATGAATGACAACATCAGCGCCAAACTCGATTGGATTACTACCATACGGCGTTGAAAACGTACTATCGATGAGTAGTGGAATATCGTTTTCATGCGCAACATTCGCAACTGCTTCAATATCTAGAACATGCAAACTCGGGTTAGCAATCGACTCTGCAAAAATAGCTTTTGTTTTCTCCGTAATTGCCGCGCGGAAGTTTTCCGGATCTGTTGCATCTACAAATTTCACATCGATGCCATAGCGTGGCAATGTCACCGCAAATAGATTATACGTACCACCATATAAGTTTTCTGCAGCAAGAATTTCATCTCCCGCACCCGCAATGTTTAAAATTGAAAATGCAATGGCCGCCATTCCAGAAGATAATCCAACTGCAGCAGTTCCTTTTTCAAGAAGTGCAATTCGCTCTTCAAATGCACCTACTGTAGGGTTTGTAATACGTGTATAAATATTACCCGCATCTTTTAAAGCAAATAAATTTTGTGCATGCTCTGTATCTTTGAAAACGAAAGAAGTCGTACGATGTATTGGCAATGCGCGTGATCCTGTAGTTGGATCCGGTTCTTGACCACCGTGTAATAGTAGTGTTTCAGGTTGATAGTTTGTCATGATTCATTACCTCCAGAATTTTTTTGATGGAAGTGCATGGACGATGGGGGAATTTTATGTATAAAAAAGAACCCCCTTCATAAAGAAGAGGGTTCCGCTTTCGCTTAATTCCTCCTCTCATCTCTCAGACCGTTTGCACGAATCTGTAGGAATTAGCACCTTTGCAAGTAGGTCACTTGCTGGTTGCCGGGCATCGTAGGGCCTATTCCCTCCGCCGCTCTTGATAAGAGTTTAATGATTCTGATTTCCATCTTGTTAAACAGTATAAGTCTGAGTAGATAGAAAAGTCAAGCGTTTTTTTAAAATTAAAAATCTATCCAAATTTTAATAGCAGTAGATAAAATTAATACCGCAAGAATCCATTGTAAAATTTTCGTATTCATCTTTTGACCAAGTTTCGCGCCTAACGGAGAAGCAATGATACTCGCAACGATCATAATTGCTGCCGGTACATATAAGACTTGGCCTGTTGCAACTTTTCCAATCGTTGAGCCAATCGACGAAATAAATGTGATACCAAGTGAAGTAGCAATCGTCATACGCATTGGAATCTTTAAAACGACCAACATAATTGGAACAAGAATAAATGCGCCCGCTGCCCCAACAATTCCTGCACCAATCCCAACAATAAAGGCTAATGAAGAAGCTAACCATTTGTTGAATGTTATTTCGCCGTCCGGATGCTGATCAACGTCCTTCTTAGGAATAAACATCATAATCGCAGCAATTGTCGCCAACACGCCATATACGAAATTAATGGCTCCTTCAGAAAGAAGGTTTGAACCGTATCCTCCGATAAAACTACCAATTAAAATACTGCCACCCATATAGAGAATAAGGCGCATATTAATGTAACCACTTTTACGGTATGCCCAAACACCAGCAATCGTGGCAAAGAATACTTGAATTGCACTAATTCCCGCAACTTCATGGGAAGTAAATGCGGCAAAACCAAGAAGCGGTGGGATATAAAGCAGCATCGGATATTTAATAATCGAACCGCCTATCCCGACCATTCCTGAAATAAAGGATCCAATAAAGCCGATAAGAAAGACAACGATAATTAACGTAATGTCCATGGCATTATCCCTTCTTTATCCAAAATGTGAATACGCCGTCCTCTTCCTTTTGATCTAGTAGTTCATGTCCGCCAGATTTCGACCATGCAGCTAAATCCGCCACTGAGCCCTTATCCGTTGTATAGATTTCTAACACTTCACCTTCTGCCATTTCTTTCATCGTATTTCTTGCTCTTACGACTGGCATTGGACAAGCCAACCCTTTTGCATCTAATTTTTTTGTAACGTTCATTTATATTCGCCCCTTTTTTAAATAAAATTTTTTTGCGCCAATTACTTGAGTCAATTTTTTAATTAACCATATACTAACAATTCCCGAACAATGTTGATTTCCGTTCCGGGCGGACGCTTTCCATGGGGCTGGCGGTGAGCCAATCGCAATTCGAGGATTGCGATTTGCCGTATTTCTGTGGTTTTTGCAGAAATTAAGGCATCCTGTTGGATATTCCTGCTCATAACGCTTCGCTTTTGCTAATCCCACAGGAGTCGCCGCCCTCCACTCCAATCAACAGAGTCACCTTTATAAAAGAACATTCAAAGTAGCTCTACACCTAACAATCGTATTCCACTTCAAAATAAGCAATTATGAAATTGATTCACTTATTAACATAAATACATTCGGTAAAACTAGATAAAATTGCTTACCTTTACCTAATCGCACAACGATTCGGGCCAATTTCCATTTCACGCTGCGTTGCTTCGTCTGGAGTAATCATTCCCATATTTGTTTTTCGAATGTCTTCGTAAGCATTCGGTTGAGGCGGTAAATTACCTGTCACAATCTGCCTAAACTCCGCTTCATCCTCAATCTGTAAGCCATGATTTTCTTTAAATAGAGTGCCTAGTTTTTCCTGCACGCTGCCATCGTCATTTAATTCTTCCATAATCATAAAATGCGCCGGTAACACAATTAGATCGTCTGCTAGTTTTGTGTAGCGATTGTATAATGTTTCTCGTAAATCGCCGACCCAATCTTCTGCCAACCCCGCAAGGTCCGGTCTACCAATCGAATCGATAAACAAAATGTCACCAGTCAATAAATACTTTTCATCGATAACAAAAGATGTCGATCCAATCGTATGACCTGGAGAGTAGATTGGTTGAATTGTAATTTTCGTGTTGCCAATTGTAATGTCCGTATTTTCTACCAATGCTTCATAAGAAAAAGTGACTTGCCCTGCATCTTTTGGAGGTAACCAATAGTTACCGCCCACTGCTTCTGCAATTGCTCTTCCACCTGAAATATGGTCAGCATGCAAATGCGAATCGATGGCATTCGTAATTGTTACATTTAAATCTTTGGCGAAATCCAAAAAGACATCTGTCATTCTCGTTGCGTCAATGACTGCAGCTCCCCCGTTTGAAACGACCATATAAGATAA
This window of the Sporosarcina ureilytica genome carries:
- a CDS encoding BCCT family transporter; protein product: MKKISKVFFITIVLIIVTVGYGAIAPESFEAVTANVKDFVASTFGWYYMLLMSFMVALAIFFVLSPYGKIRLGKDNERPQFSTTTWIAMLFSAGMGIGLVFYGAAEPLSHFAISPATEAPNTAAAFKEGLRQSYLHWGLHVWAMYGVIALSLAFFQFRKGEPGLISATLKPIFGKKMEGPWGILVDVLAVFATSFGVATSLGFGAVQINAGLNHLFGIEIGIQSQFIIIAVVTVLFIASAWSGLSRGIKYLSNTNLVVALVLLVLVVILGPTLLIFNMFTESFGSYIANLVEMSMRTAPLHEDRRDWLDGWTIFYWAWWISWAPFVSMFIARVSRGRTIQEFLVGVLVAPTILGAFWFAVFGSTAIDIQMNGLVDLTQFSTELTIFEMFDAMPWSLFLSIAAIILIASFFITSADSATFVLGMQSTNGSLTPPNNVKLTWGLIQSTIAVILLSVNGLTALQNTIIIAALPFSFILLLMVVSLIKALRAELQLMKRKR
- a CDS encoding homoserine dehydrogenase, whose amino-acid sequence is MPTIKAAILGFGTVGEGIYRILNEKKREIEQQTGFTIEIATILVRDTDKKRISTPGVQVTDDIRKVFGQPQLDIIFEAIVGEEPAYTYLSEAIAKGYDVITANKTMFAAHGPALIKQAVEKGVHIGFEATTAGGVPIIQTVKNLLTGDRVHRIQGILNGTSNFILTKMRKEGLSFKAALQEAQNLGYAEADPTDDISGKDAFRKLMILSQLAFGKQPEWKTIDIQGIDKIKLEDVLEANGLRYRHIADIKIDENGNLSGTVEPVLIGPDHPFYGIDGVDNAIIVETEYLGALTLVGPGAGMYPTGSAMVNDFIQIAGARKKELITS
- the metX gene encoding homoserine O-acetyltransferase MetX, coding for METLVETGTVNIGRLTLESGIVLDQVHLAYEWAQKDNAPIVLACHALTGNHRTIGDEVRPGWWDGLIGKGKSIDTDTYSVISFNVLGGCNGSTGPLTLHPQTKEPYRTNFPDITIRDMVHAERKALSVLGIDRLHTVIGGSLGGMRVLEWGVMYPDDMDLLIPIAVTPSLSAYGIAFNCIGLHAIESDEEYAGGYYKDAAKVKGFETARMAGMVTYRSDHLFNERFARNASEQGGYEVESYLHHVGKKITGHFDPNSYCTLLRALNTHDIGRGRGGIAASAKLIQAKTVMIGFTHDLIYPAETIRSFSHLLPDASFCLINSEFGHDGFLTEFNKWGIFIRQSMEVATCRQSKPQYLASVR
- a CDS encoding O-acetylhomoserine aminocarboxypropyltransferase/cysteine synthase family protein, producing the protein MTNYQPETLLLHGGQEPDPTTGSRALPIHRTTSFVFKDTEHAQNLFALKDAGNIYTRITNPTVGAFEERIALLEKGTAAVGLSSGMAAIAFSILNIAGAGDEILAAENLYGGTYNLFAVTLPRYGIDVKFVDATDPENFRAAITEKTKAIFAESIANPSLHVLDIEAVANVAHENDIPLLIDSTFSTPYGSNPIEFGADVVIHSATKWIGGHGTSIGGVVVDGGKFDWTKGKFPGFTEPDETYHGLRYGIDVPNAAFATKLRVQLLRDFGPCLSPDNAFNFLQGLETLHLRYPKHCENALEIAKYLQSHPSVEWVTYNGLEDHPSYETSKKYLRNGNGSIVNFGIKGGREAGRKVIDNVKIWSHVANVGDAKSLIIHPASTTHQQLGPEDLEKSGVSEELIRLSVGLESTEDIIADLAQAIEKAVPVGAK
- a CDS encoding sulfite exporter TauE/SafE family protein; amino-acid sequence: MDITLIIVVFLIGFIGSFISGMVGIGGSIIKYPMLLYIPPLLGFAAFTSHEVAGISAIQVFFATIAGVWAYRKSGYINMRLILYMGGSILIGSFIGGYGSNLLSEGAINFVYGVLATIAAIMMFIPKKDVDQHPDGEITFNKWLASSLAFIVGIGAGIVGAAGAFILVPIMLVVLKIPMRMTIATSLGITFISSIGSTIGKVATGQVLYVPAAIMIVASIIASPLGAKLGQKMNTKILQWILAVLILSTAIKIWIDF
- a CDS encoding sulfurtransferase TusA family protein — encoded protein: MNVTKKLDAKGLACPMPVVRARNTMKEMAEGEVLEIYTTDKGSVADLAAWSKSGGHELLDQKEEDGVFTFWIKKG
- a CDS encoding MBL fold metallo-hydrolase codes for the protein MSVQAMTAAEMAKKVIQKENVFILDVRNEEAFADWKIEGDNVVSLNIPYFDLLDGVEEIIDQLPSNEVVVVCAKEQSSIMIAEMLAEAGKKARYLVGGMGAWSEHLAPVKIGDLNGGGELYQFVRIGKGCLSYMVVSNGGAAVIDATRMTDVFLDFAKDLNVTITNAIDSHLHADHISGGRAIAEAVGGNYWLPPKDAGQVTFSYEALVENTDITIGNTKITIQPIYSPGHTIGSTSFVIDEKYLLTGDILFIDSIGRPDLAGLAEDWVGDLRETLYNRYTKLADDLIVLPAHFMIMEELNDDGSVQEKLGTLFKENHGLQIEDEAEFRQIVTGNLPPQPNAYEDIRKTNMGMITPDEATQREMEIGPNRCAIR